The Gymnodinialimonas sp. 57CJ19 genome includes a window with the following:
- a CDS encoding RluA family pseudouridine synthase, producing MSGLTRVVSVTIGPEPGPRLDKALARAVPEAEAISRTRLAKLIPAGAVTLNGAVLTDPKAKVVEGDVVTITVEESAEVETVAEDIPLDIIHEDEDLIVVNKPAGMVVHPAPGSPSGTLVNALLHHFGGKLSGVGGEKRPGIVHRIDKDTSGLLVVAKSDRAHHGLAAQFADHSMEREYLALCHGAPDGADPRLRGVKGVSFEGSTVKITTQLARHKTDRQRQAVLFTGGRHAVTRVRVVEAHGPVSLVSCRLETGRTHQIRVHMSHAGHALIGDQTYGGRRRVSAKVPGAEKLNAFPRQALHAATLGFVHPVTKEFLSFEAPLPDDFRDLLAALT from the coding sequence ATGTCCGGCCTCACACGTGTCGTTTCAGTTACCATTGGACCCGAGCCGGGTCCGCGCCTTGATAAGGCACTGGCCCGCGCCGTGCCAGAGGCAGAGGCGATTAGCCGAACACGGTTGGCCAAACTGATCCCGGCGGGCGCCGTCACCTTGAATGGCGCGGTTCTGACGGACCCCAAGGCGAAGGTGGTCGAAGGCGACGTGGTCACGATCACTGTCGAGGAATCCGCCGAAGTGGAAACGGTGGCCGAGGATATCCCCTTGGACATTATCCACGAAGACGAAGACCTGATCGTGGTCAACAAGCCTGCCGGCATGGTGGTGCATCCCGCGCCGGGCTCGCCTTCGGGCACTCTGGTAAACGCGCTCTTGCATCACTTCGGCGGCAAGCTGTCGGGCGTGGGCGGCGAAAAGCGCCCCGGCATCGTGCACCGGATCGACAAGGATACCTCGGGGCTTCTGGTGGTGGCCAAGTCTGACCGCGCCCACCACGGGCTGGCGGCGCAATTCGCGGATCATTCGATGGAGCGGGAATATCTGGCGCTCTGCCACGGGGCCCCCGATGGCGCAGATCCACGCCTGCGCGGCGTCAAAGGCGTAAGCTTTGAGGGCTCTACCGTGAAGATCACGACGCAACTTGCCCGCCACAAGACCGACCGACAGCGCCAGGCGGTGCTGTTCACCGGGGGCCGTCACGCCGTGACCCGCGTGCGTGTGGTCGAGGCCCACGGCCCGGTCTCGCTGGTGTCGTGCCGTCTGGAAACCGGGCGTACGCACCAGATCAGGGTGCATATGTCCCACGCGGGCCATGCCTTGATCGGGGATCAGACCTATGGCGGGCGTCGGCGCGTCAGCGCCAAGGTGCCGGGGGCCGAGAAGTTGAACGCTTTCCCGCGCCAAGCCCTCCACGCGGCCACGCTGGGGTTCGTGCACCCGGTCACCAAGGAATTCCTGAGCTTCGAGGCCCCCTTGCCAGATGATTTCCGCGATTTGCTGGCGGCATTAACGTAA
- a CDS encoding AAA+ family ATPase produces MKHAVSVGILAGALAIAAPAAAQDDSDLSEGLGLLGEGTRLIFEGFMEEMRPMLEEARPYFEDEVLPFLNRMGELMDDVTSYELPERLPNGDIIIRRSPDAPEFVPEVGDDGEVEL; encoded by the coding sequence ATGAAACACGCAGTCTCCGTAGGGATTTTGGCTGGCGCGCTCGCGATTGCAGCACCCGCAGCCGCACAAGATGACAGTGATTTGAGCGAGGGTCTTGGCCTGTTGGGCGAAGGGACTCGGCTGATATTCGAGGGGTTTATGGAAGAGATGCGCCCGATGCTGGAAGAGGCGCGGCCGTATTTTGAGGATGAAGTGCTGCCGTTCCTGAACCGGATGGGCGAGTTGATGGACGATGTGACCTCGTACGAGTTGCCCGAGCGTCTGCCCAATGGCGATATCATTATCCGCCGGTCCCCTGATGCGCCTGAGTTTGTGCCTGAGGTGGGTGACGACGGAGAGGTCGAGCTATAG
- a CDS encoding membrane dipeptidase, whose amino-acid sequence MRVFGKFLGRLLLLAVVLFAAFLAFGPGYVESQRNAVNWQGPYPVSDDAAALHESLTIGDWHADSLLWNRDLNRESSFGHVDVPRLLTGNVAVQVFTAVTKSPAGQNYHENTADARDNITTLAMAQLWPTRTWNSLAERALYQAERLHGFADASDGALRVITTEADLDALLSARSQGVQVVGGLLGIEGAHALEGDIANLDRMEDAGYRVIGSHHFFDNALGGSLHGVGDQGLTEFGQEVVAEVVARGMVLDLAHSSEQVAREVIAATDIPLIVSHTGLRSACDAHRNFPDDLMRAIVANGADQGGGVIGIGFWADVTCDDSPDGVARVIMAAVEAVGVDHVSLGSDYDGSVSVGFASSELSALTDALLRAGATDDQVRAVMGENMLRVLRARLN is encoded by the coding sequence ATGCGGGTTTTTGGTAAGTTTCTCGGGCGGTTATTGCTGCTTGCGGTCGTGCTATTCGCGGCGTTTCTGGCCTTTGGGCCGGGCTATGTGGAATCCCAACGCAACGCCGTGAACTGGCAGGGCCCCTACCCGGTTTCCGATGACGCCGCCGCCCTGCACGAGTCGTTGACCATCGGGGATTGGCACGCTGACAGCCTGCTTTGGAACCGGGATCTGAACCGCGAAAGCTCCTTCGGCCATGTCGATGTGCCCCGCCTTCTGACCGGCAACGTGGCGGTGCAAGTCTTTACGGCTGTCACCAAGTCTCCGGCCGGGCAGAATTACCATGAGAACACCGCCGATGCCCGCGACAACATCACCACGCTGGCCATGGCGCAGCTCTGGCCGACGCGCACGTGGAACAGCTTGGCCGAGCGCGCGCTGTATCAGGCAGAGCGTTTGCATGGTTTCGCTGACGCCTCGGACGGCGCGTTGCGTGTCATCACCACCGAGGCCGATCTGGACGCGCTGTTGTCGGCTCGCAGCCAAGGGGTGCAGGTCGTGGGCGGCTTGTTGGGGATCGAGGGCGCCCACGCGCTGGAAGGCGATATCGCCAACCTCGACCGGATGGAGGACGCGGGCTACCGGGTCATCGGATCGCACCACTTCTTCGACAACGCATTGGGCGGATCGCTGCACGGCGTCGGCGACCAAGGATTAACGGAATTCGGACAAGAGGTCGTGGCCGAGGTCGTGGCCCGCGGCATGGTGCTGGACCTTGCCCATTCCTCGGAACAGGTGGCCCGTGAGGTGATCGCCGCCACGGATATTCCGCTGATTGTCAGCCACACGGGCCTGCGGTCGGCCTGCGACGCGCACCGCAATTTCCCTGATGATCTGATGCGGGCGATTGTGGCCAACGGCGCGGATCAAGGGGGCGGCGTGATCGGGATCGGCTTTTGGGCCGATGTGACCTGTGATGACAGCCCCGACGGGGTCGCCCGCGTAATTATGGCGGCGGTTGAAGCGGTTGGCGTGGATCACGTGTCGCTTGGGTCGGACTATGATGGATCGGTTTCGGTGGGGTTCGCGTCGTCCGAGCTGTCGGCCCTGACCGACGCCCTGCTGCGGGCGGGCGCGACGGACGATCAGGTTCGCGCGGTCATGGGCGAAAACATGCTACGAGTTCTGCGGGCACGGTTGAACTGA
- a CDS encoding AraC family transcriptional regulator — MQTQAYLDDFAILKTQDLSEARASVAEKYCDHRLDLVRGRKLNVRHNHVRGTQISLNVLGYGGDVRINPGELRDFYLLQIPVAGTARIRHRDETVDASVWTGSILNPDRPTDMEWSADCTKVMVQIDADFLNRVARENLGAELPGSVRFDPAVDFGKSSGQMLRDTVISTLKAYETGAISSARPNLNTLCLERHLASSLLSLQPSNVSQYFAVTKAPVSTKPLKRAIDLMQTQYHRELRLDDIAAASGLHPRTLQLVFRNNFGMSPIAYLKIVRLNAARYRLCKRRNRESVTDVAFGCGFSHLGRFSRDYRALFGHAPSDAN, encoded by the coding sequence ATGCAGACCCAAGCCTACCTTGATGATTTCGCGATCTTGAAGACACAGGACCTGTCCGAGGCCCGGGCCTCGGTTGCCGAAAAATACTGCGATCATCGGTTGGATCTGGTCCGGGGGCGCAAGTTGAACGTCCGCCACAATCATGTGCGGGGCACGCAGATTTCTCTGAACGTGCTTGGCTATGGCGGCGACGTGCGCATTAATCCCGGTGAGTTGCGCGATTTCTATCTGTTGCAAATTCCGGTCGCTGGAACGGCCCGCATTCGGCATCGCGATGAAACCGTGGATGCAAGTGTCTGGACGGGGTCCATCCTGAACCCCGATCGTCCAACAGACATGGAATGGTCCGCCGATTGCACCAAGGTCATGGTGCAGATCGACGCGGATTTCCTGAACCGCGTTGCCCGCGAAAATCTAGGAGCAGAGCTGCCCGGTTCAGTTCGCTTTGATCCCGCTGTCGACTTTGGCAAGTCATCGGGGCAGATGCTCCGTGACACCGTCATTTCGACCCTCAAGGCATATGAAACCGGCGCGATCAGCAGTGCGAGGCCCAATCTGAACACCCTCTGTCTGGAGCGTCATTTGGCCAGCAGCTTGCTCAGCCTGCAACCCAGCAATGTCAGCCAATACTTCGCCGTCACCAAAGCTCCCGTCTCTACGAAACCGCTCAAGCGGGCGATCGACTTAATGCAAACGCAGTACCACCGTGAACTTCGGCTCGATGATATAGCGGCTGCAAGCGGCCTGCACCCGCGGACACTGCAATTGGTGTTTCGCAATAACTTCGGCATGTCACCGATCGCATATCTGAAAATCGTGCGCCTCAACGCTGCGCGCTACCGGTTGTGCAAACGGCGCAACCGCGAAAGCGTCACCGATGTTGCCTTTGGATGCGGCTTTTCGCACCTGGGCCGCTTTTCACGGGACTATCGTGCGCTGTTTGGCCATGCGCCCAGCGACGCCAATTGA
- a CDS encoding DUF4389 domain-containing protein: MARNDDENLDGRVNGEQPEGARDAILQRLLHVVLIAIMLSLASTVLTAITVIQFIVIAVSKGEPNERLADFGTDLGIWMAKAARYQAAASDVKPWPWTDLD, from the coding sequence ATGGCCCGAAATGATGACGAGAATCTAGACGGCCGCGTGAACGGCGAACAGCCCGAGGGCGCGCGTGACGCGATCTTGCAGCGGCTGCTGCATGTGGTGCTGATCGCCATCATGCTCAGTCTTGCCAGCACGGTACTGACAGCGATCACCGTGATCCAGTTCATCGTGATTGCCGTCTCCAAAGGCGAACCGAACGAGAGGTTGGCCGATTTCGGCACCGATCTGGGGATCTGGATGGCCAAGGCCGCCCGTTACCAAGCGGCGGCCTCGGACGTGAAGCCCTGGCCCTGGACCGATCTGGACTAG
- a CDS encoding M3 family oligoendopeptidase produces MRLSFPAPARDAVSDTGGAPFEGLPEWDLSDLYEGQDASDLKRDLDWLEEACRSFATDYEGKLADLDAAGLLECTRRYEKIEMIAGRIMSFAGLRYYQKTTDGERAKFMSDMQDKITTYTTPLVFFSLEFNRIEDDVYDAMMAGNDDLARYKPVFDRMRAMKPYQLSDELEKFLHDSSVVGSSAWNKLFDEQIAGLVFEVDGESMGIEATLNLLTDSDRTRREAGARALAEKFEETAPLFARIHNTLAKEKEIGDRWRGLPSPQAGRHLANHVEPEVVEALRDAVVKAYPRLSHRYYALKAKWMGLDKMEVWDRNAPLPMSEDRIVGWDEARRVVSEAYAEFDPRMAELAEPFFTDGWIDAGVKEGKAPGAFAHPTVTDVHPYVMLNYLGKPRDVMTLAHELGHGVHQRLAAGQGEMLSSTPLTLAETASVFGEMLTFRKMLEGAKDDAEKKVMLAGKVEDMINTVVRQIAFYDFECKLHDARRNGELTVDDINALWMSVQGESLGPVFEFMEGYETFWAYIPHFVHSPFYVYAYAFGDGLVNALYAVYEEGEEGFEEKYFDMLKAGGSKHHKELLAPFGLDASDPAFWDKGLSMIEGFIDELEAME; encoded by the coding sequence ATGCGCCTGTCGTTTCCCGCCCCCGCCCGCGATGCTGTATCTGACACCGGAGGCGCGCCGTTTGAAGGTTTACCGGAGTGGGATTTGAGCGACCTTTATGAAGGCCAGGACGCGAGCGATCTGAAGCGGGATCTGGATTGGTTGGAGGAGGCGTGCCGCTCGTTTGCCACCGATTACGAGGGGAAACTGGCTGATCTGGACGCGGCGGGTTTGTTGGAATGCACGCGGCGCTATGAGAAGATCGAGATGATCGCCGGGCGGATCATGTCCTTTGCGGGCCTGCGCTATTACCAGAAGACCACCGATGGCGAGCGGGCGAAGTTCATGTCCGACATGCAGGACAAGATCACCACCTACACGACGCCGCTGGTGTTTTTCTCGTTGGAGTTCAACCGGATCGAGGATGACGTCTATGACGCGATGATGGCGGGCAACGACGACCTGGCGCGCTACAAGCCGGTGTTTGACCGGATGCGCGCGATGAAGCCTTACCAGTTGTCGGATGAGTTGGAGAAGTTTCTTCACGACAGCTCGGTCGTGGGGTCGTCGGCTTGGAACAAGCTTTTTGATGAGCAGATCGCGGGTCTGGTGTTTGAGGTCGATGGCGAGAGCATGGGCATTGAAGCGACCCTGAACCTTTTGACCGATAGTGACCGGACGCGCCGTGAGGCGGGCGCGCGGGCGCTGGCCGAGAAGTTCGAGGAGACCGCGCCGTTGTTTGCGCGCATCCACAACACGCTGGCCAAGGAAAAGGAGATCGGGGACCGCTGGCGCGGGTTGCCCTCGCCCCAGGCCGGGCGGCATCTGGCGAACCATGTGGAGCCGGAAGTGGTGGAGGCGCTGCGCGATGCCGTGGTCAAGGCCTATCCGCGTCTGTCGCATCGCTATTATGCGCTGAAGGCCAAGTGGATGGGCCTCGACAAGATGGAGGTCTGGGACCGCAACGCGCCCCTGCCGATGTCGGAGGACCGGATCGTGGGCTGGGACGAGGCGCGGCGTGTGGTGTCGGAGGCTTATGCGGAGTTTGATCCGCGCATGGCGGAGCTGGCCGAGCCGTTTTTCACCGATGGTTGGATTGATGCGGGCGTCAAGGAAGGCAAGGCGCCGGGCGCCTTTGCGCATCCCACGGTGACGGATGTGCACCCCTACGTGATGCTGAACTACCTGGGAAAGCCCCGCGATGTCATGACATTGGCGCACGAGTTGGGCCACGGGGTGCATCAGCGCCTGGCGGCGGGGCAAGGCGAAATGCTGTCATCGACGCCTTTGACCTTGGCCGAGACGGCGAGCGTGTTTGGCGAGATGCTGACCTTCCGCAAGATGCTGGAGGGGGCCAAGGATGACGCCGAGAAGAAGGTGATGCTGGCGGGCAAGGTTGAGGACATGATCAACACCGTCGTGCGCCAGATCGCCTTCTACGATTTCGAATGCAAGCTGCACGACGCGCGCCGCAATGGCGAGTTGACCGTCGATGACATCAACGCTCTGTGGATGAGCGTTCAGGGCGAAAGCCTTGGTCCGGTGTTCGAGTTCATGGAAGGGTATGAGACCTTCTGGGCCTATATTCCGCACTTCGTCCATTCGCCGTTTTACGTCTACGCCTATGCCTTCGGTGATGGCCTCGTGAACGCGCTTTATGCGGTCTATGAGGAAGGCGAAGAGGGCTTTGAAGAGAAGTATTTCGACATGCTGAAGGCGGGGGGATCAAAGCACCACAAGGAGCTTTTGGCACCCTTCGGCCTCGACGCCAGCGACCCTGCGTTCTGGGACAAGGGCCTGAGCATGATTGAAGGCTTCATTGATGAGCTTGAGGCGATGGAGTGA
- a CDS encoding DUF6476 family protein, translating to MAEDFPEEDGPLPPNLRFLRMLVTVLTAVMILGVITIVALLVIRLGDNGQPILVHPEVFDIPEGVNTLGYSVVDGYTVIVGDDQVIRVFASDTRELVEQLDLAQ from the coding sequence ATGGCGGAAGACTTTCCCGAAGAAGACGGCCCCCTGCCCCCCAACCTGCGCTTCCTGCGCATGTTGGTGACGGTGCTGACCGCGGTGATGATCCTCGGCGTCATAACCATCGTGGCGCTGCTTGTCATCCGGTTGGGTGATAATGGACAGCCCATTCTGGTCCACCCCGAGGTGTTCGACATCCCCGAGGGGGTCAACACGCTGGGATATAGTGTGGTGGATGGCTACACGGTGATCGTCGGCGACGACCAGGTGATCCGCGTTTTCGCCAGCGATACGCGGGAGTTGGTGGAACAATTGGACCTGGCGCAGTAA
- a CDS encoding amidohydrolase codes for MTDQDLIDLRHRLHRSPELGFAETATKTLIAQHLRALGLEVEEGAGVVGVLRNGTGNRAIGLRADIDALPITETSSHDYASQTPGVMHACGHDGHMAMLLGAAGALARDRDFDGTVVFVFQPNEEHGLGAQAMIREGVLDRFPVEEIYAIHNLPGAPVGQISTRVGQICSSESLFEITVEGQGGHASMPHVGRDAITIGAEIVQALQTIVARKMPPGAGVVVSVTEFLTDGQRNVLPGRAVLKGDVRARLPEHREDVARLMRQMAEGIGAAHGVRVSTTFNTEFIEAINAALPTQAVISAAQTLGLEAIGDRDPMSFSEDFAHFSAAVPGCFLLLGNGQSGAHGQPLHASDYDFNDALLPIGRDFWAQLVRDRLPA; via the coding sequence TTGACCGATCAGGACTTGATAGATTTGCGCCACAGGTTGCACCGCTCGCCGGAACTTGGGTTCGCGGAGACGGCCACCAAGACCTTGATCGCGCAGCATTTGCGCGCCTTGGGGCTAGAGGTGGAGGAAGGCGCAGGCGTTGTCGGTGTCTTGCGAAACGGCACCGGGAACCGCGCGATTGGGCTGCGGGCCGACATCGATGCGCTGCCGATCACCGAGACCAGCAGCCACGATTATGCCTCGCAAACGCCCGGCGTCATGCACGCGTGCGGCCACGACGGGCACATGGCGATGCTTCTGGGGGCCGCCGGGGCCTTGGCACGGGACCGGGACTTCGACGGAACCGTCGTGTTTGTGTTTCAACCGAACGAGGAACATGGCCTGGGCGCACAGGCGATGATCCGCGAAGGGGTGTTGGACCGCTTTCCGGTCGAGGAAATCTACGCAATCCACAACCTGCCCGGCGCGCCCGTTGGGCAAATCTCCACCCGTGTGGGGCAAATCTGCTCCAGTGAAAGCCTGTTTGAGATTACGGTCGAGGGGCAGGGCGGCCATGCCTCCATGCCCCATGTGGGACGCGATGCGATCACCATCGGGGCCGAAATTGTGCAGGCGCTGCAAACCATCGTGGCCCGCAAAATGCCCCCCGGGGCGGGCGTTGTGGTGTCAGTGACCGAGTTTCTGACCGATGGGCAGCGCAATGTGTTGCCGGGACGTGCCGTGTTGAAGGGCGACGTGCGGGCGCGGCTGCCAGAGCATCGCGAAGACGTCGCCCGCCTGATGCGCCAGATGGCCGAAGGGATCGGGGCGGCCCATGGGGTCCGCGTGTCCACCACGTTCAACACCGAATTCATCGAGGCGATCAACGCCGCCCTGCCGACCCAAGCGGTCATCTCTGCCGCGCAAACATTGGGGCTTGAGGCCATCGGCGACCGTGACCCGATGAGCTTTTCGGAAGATTTCGCCCATTTCTCGGCGGCGGTGCCGGGGTGTTTCCTACTTCTGGGGAACGGGCAAAGCGGGGCGCATGGGCAACCTCTCCATGCGTCGGACTATGACTTCAACGATGCGCTTTTGCCCATCGGGCGGGACTTCTGGGCGCAATTGGTGCGCGACCGTCTGCCAGCCTGA
- a CDS encoding endonuclease/exonuclease/phosphatase family protein, protein MRIATYNVEWFFKLFDDAGTLLRDDGWSGRWNVTRAAQIDALARVFQALDADAILVVEAPDTSRGRDGTVALRNFAVHAGLRARDALMGFPNTTQQELMLLYDPDVITARHDPLTTGAPQFDGEFAIDLDIDATEDLVRFSKPPLEAALETPVGPLRLIGAHVKSKAPHGAVTDADVMRLAIANRRKQLAQCIWLRRRVAAHLDAGEALIVAGDLNDGPGLDEYEALFGRSGLEIVLGTAEPAERRLYDPHAAEALQSKLSAAPTTARFFKRHENRYLQALLDYIMVSPALRPRADKWRIWHPFDDPECWERKDLHGALLTASDHFPVTLDLI, encoded by the coding sequence ATGCGCATTGCGACCTACAATGTGGAATGGTTCTTCAAGCTGTTTGACGACGCGGGGACCTTGTTGCGCGATGACGGCTGGTCGGGGCGCTGGAACGTCACACGGGCCGCCCAGATCGACGCTTTGGCCCGCGTGTTTCAGGCGCTCGACGCCGATGCGATTCTGGTGGTGGAGGCCCCGGACACCAGTCGAGGGCGCGATGGGACGGTGGCGTTACGCAACTTCGCGGTCCATGCAGGGCTTCGTGCACGTGACGCCTTAATGGGGTTTCCCAATACGACGCAGCAGGAATTGATGCTGCTTTATGATCCCGATGTCATCACCGCCCGCCATGATCCCCTGACCACGGGCGCACCGCAGTTTGATGGCGAATTCGCGATTGATCTGGATATCGACGCGACCGAAGATCTCGTGCGGTTCTCGAAGCCGCCGCTGGAGGCCGCGCTGGAAACGCCTGTGGGGCCGCTGCGGCTGATTGGCGCCCATGTGAAATCCAAGGCCCCCCACGGGGCGGTGACCGATGCCGATGTCATGCGGCTGGCGATTGCCAACCGGCGCAAGCAATTGGCCCAATGCATCTGGCTCCGCCGCCGGGTGGCGGCGCATCTGGACGCGGGCGAGGCGCTGATCGTGGCCGGAGACCTGAACGACGGGCCGGGGCTGGATGAATATGAGGCGCTGTTTGGGAGATCGGGGCTGGAGATTGTGCTGGGGACAGCAGAGCCCGCGGAGCGGCGGCTGTATGACCCCCACGCGGCCGAAGCATTACAGTCGAAACTGTCCGCCGCGCCCACGACCGCACGGTTTTTCAAGCGCCATGAAAACCGGTATCTACAGGCGCTGCTGGATTACATCATGGTGTCGCCCGCGTTGCGGCCTCGGGCGGATAAGTGGCGGATTTGGCACCCGTTTGATGATCCCGAGTGTTGGGAGCGAAAGGATTTGCACGGGGCGTTATTGACGGCGTCCGATCATTTCCCCGTAACGCTCGACTTGATCTGA
- a CDS encoding molecular chaperone DjiA, whose product MSLWTRISEALEALRQGESLSEVFERLRTPPERTVAFTIAVIALSAKMAKADGLVTRDEVTAFRRVFHIPPEDEPAAARVFNMAREDVAGFEHYASRIAGMFRVEGKPCGADSVLCDLMEGLFHIATADGDYHPAEDAFLARVAEIFGMDDIAFRRLRAQHVPDMAPDPYSVLGVATDAPLDEIQAIYRAEVRQMHPDQMIARGVPEEAVKMAERRMQAINQAWDEIQDSRREMA is encoded by the coding sequence ATGTCACTGTGGACCCGCATATCCGAGGCGCTGGAGGCCCTACGCCAAGGTGAAAGCCTGTCGGAGGTCTTTGAGCGCCTGCGCACCCCGCCTGAGCGCACGGTGGCCTTCACCATTGCCGTCATCGCGCTGTCGGCCAAGATGGCCAAGGCCGACGGGCTGGTGACCCGCGACGAGGTGACCGCCTTTCGCCGCGTGTTCCACATCCCCCCCGAAGATGAACCCGCCGCGGCGCGGGTCTTCAACATGGCACGCGAAGACGTGGCGGGGTTTGAGCACTACGCCAGCCGGATCGCAGGCATGTTCCGGGTCGAGGGCAAACCCTGCGGCGCCGACAGCGTGTTGTGCGACCTGATGGAGGGTTTGTTCCACATCGCCACCGCCGATGGCGATTACCACCCGGCGGAAGACGCGTTCCTGGCCCGTGTGGCCGAGATCTTCGGGATGGATGACATCGCCTTCCGCCGCCTGCGCGCGCAGCATGTGCCGGACATGGCGCCCGATCCTTACAGCGTTCTGGGGGTGGCAACCGATGCGCCCCTTGATGAAATTCAAGCGATCTACCGGGCCGAGGTGCGCCAGATGCACCCCGATCAGATGATTGCGCGGGGCGTGCCGGAAGAGGCCGTGAAGATGGCCGAACGGCGGATGCAGGCGATTAACCAAGCGTGGGACGAGATTCAGGACAGCCGCCGAGAAATGGCCTGA
- a CDS encoding M20/M25/M40 family metallo-hydrolase: MSATAGGVILRRLRDADGSMTLDRRHFLLSGAAAVLSGPVAAQADPIAGLVDQVSTDALVNVVHGLTRFPTRFTGHPNFPTVEGWMHDLMALQGDVTRFGFQMPSGKTRHNFILGDASDTRGVILIGAHYDSTSEDPLNNAPGANDNATGVAAMLEAYRILSGAGLNKSIVAVAFAGEEQGLFGSAALAEFARAEGWPIEMMVNLDMLGWRPPDPNAPMIVEYDMGNAVAGNDAASVAFGRLMANVAAQYTTLNTTHANIWSSDYMPFEAAGFPAMGLYDGGVASPRYGTSRDIAEVIDFDRLEQATRMVVAGVARYCGG, translated from the coding sequence GTGAGCGCAACTGCGGGCGGCGTGATCCTGCGCCGCCTGCGCGATGCGGATGGGTCTATGACGCTGGACCGCCGGCATTTTCTTCTGAGTGGGGCCGCTGCCGTGTTGTCCGGCCCCGTGGCCGCGCAGGCTGATCCGATTGCGGGGCTGGTCGATCAAGTCTCGACCGACGCGCTGGTCAACGTGGTCCACGGGCTGACGCGTTTTCCGACGCGCTTCACCGGCCATCCCAACTTCCCGACTGTCGAGGGGTGGATGCACGATCTGATGGCCTTGCAGGGGGATGTGACGCGGTTTGGGTTCCAGATGCCCTCGGGCAAGACGCGGCACAATTTCATTCTGGGCGATGCCAGCGATACACGCGGCGTGATCTTGATCGGAGCCCATTACGACAGCACCTCGGAAGATCCTCTGAACAACGCGCCCGGCGCCAATGACAATGCAACAGGCGTCGCGGCGATGCTGGAGGCCTACCGCATCCTGTCTGGCGCGGGGCTGAACAAGAGCATCGTCGCGGTGGCATTTGCGGGCGAGGAACAGGGGCTTTTCGGCTCGGCCGCATTGGCGGAATTCGCCCGGGCCGAGGGATGGCCGATCGAGATGATGGTGAACCTCGATATGTTGGGATGGCGCCCGCCCGACCCGAACGCGCCGATGATCGTGGAATACGACATGGGCAACGCCGTGGCGGGCAACGATGCGGCCTCAGTGGCGTTCGGGCGGCTGATGGCGAATGTCGCGGCGCAATACACGACGCTGAACACGACCCACGCGAACATATGGTCCAGCGATTACATGCCGTTCGAGGCGGCAGGTTTTCCGGCCATGGGCCTGTACGACGGCGGCGTGGCAAGCCCCCGTTACGGCACCAGCCGCGATATCGCGGAGGTGATCGACTTCGACCGGCTAGAGCAGGCGACGCGCATGGTTGTGGCCGGGGTGGCACGGTACTGCGGGGGGTGA
- the rpoH gene encoding RNA polymerase sigma factor RpoH: protein MANYANLPAPTPEGGLNRYLQEIRKFPMLEPEEEYMLAKAWVENEDTDAAHKMVTSHLRLAAKIAMGYRGYGLPQAEVISEANVGLMQAVKKFDPEKGFRLATYAMWWIRAAIQEYVLRSWSMVKLGTTSAQKKLFFNLRKAKARIGALEEGDLRPENVARIANDLGVTETEVVSMNRRMSGGDASLNATVGSDEGGTAQWQDWLEDEDADQATEYAERDEYQSRMALMAEAMEVLNEREKDILTQRRLQEKAVTLEDLSGVYDVSRERIRQIEVRAFEKLQKRMRDLAREQGMLATA, encoded by the coding sequence ATGGCCAATTATGCAAATCTTCCCGCCCCAACGCCCGAGGGCGGACTGAATCGTTACCTTCAGGAAATCCGCAAGTTTCCGATGCTGGAACCTGAAGAAGAATACATGCTCGCAAAAGCATGGGTTGAAAACGAAGACACCGACGCGGCGCACAAGATGGTCACGTCCCACCTGCGTCTGGCGGCCAAAATCGCCATGGGCTATCGCGGCTACGGCTTGCCTCAGGCCGAGGTGATCTCGGAAGCGAACGTGGGCCTGATGCAGGCGGTCAAGAAGTTTGACCCCGAAAAGGGCTTCCGTTTGGCGACCTATGCCATGTGGTGGATTCGCGCCGCGATTCAGGAATACGTCCTGCGGTCGTGGTCGATGGTGAAACTGGGCACGACATCCGCGCAAAAGAAGTTGTTCTTCAACCTGCGCAAAGCCAAGGCCCGTATCGGCGCGCTGGAAGAGGGTGACTTGCGCCCGGAAAACGTCGCCCGGATCGCCAATGACCTTGGCGTGACCGAGACGGAAGTTGTCTCCATGAACCGGCGTATGTCGGGGGGCGATGCCTCGCTCAACGCGACAGTCGGCTCGGACGAAGGCGGCACGGCGCAATGGCAGGATTGGCTCGAAGATGAAGACGCCGATCAAGCTACCGAATACGCGGAGCGGGACGAATACCAAAGCCGCATGGCCCTGATGGCCGAGGCGATGGAGGTTCTGAACGAGCGGGAAAAAGATATCCTGACACAGCGCCGCTTGCAGGAAAAAGCCGTCACGCTGGAAGATCTGTCGGGCGTCTATGACGTCAGCCGCGAACGCATTCGCCAGATTGAAGTGCGCGCCTTTGAGAAGCTGCAAAAGCGGATGCGCGACCTGGCGCGTGAACAAGGCATGTTGGCCACCGCTTAA